In one window of Cytophagaceae bacterium ABcell3 DNA:
- a CDS encoding YceI family protein encodes MKVRHIVFGLMASVALYSCGGSQDNTEQSSAKKAVVEENEGAEELSLVVDTEASNVKWKGTMIKIKHHAGDLKLKEGNLVVKGNSVTGGSFTADLSSIKPTDDNYDEENTPSKLVGHLSSDDFFDVENYPEATFVINEVEGNTLVGDLTVRGITNEEKVTDVVVEEVDGVVTASGKLVFDRQDYEVAWSSGMKDVVLADDIELEISLVSKK; translated from the coding sequence ATGAAAGTAAGACACATCGTTTTTGGCCTTATGGCTTCTGTTGCGCTTTACTCTTGCGGTGGCTCACAGGATAATACAGAACAATCTTCAGCAAAAAAGGCAGTTGTTGAAGAAAATGAAGGTGCTGAAGAATTATCATTGGTTGTAGATACAGAGGCTTCTAATGTGAAGTGGAAAGGTACTATGATTAAAATAAAGCACCATGCAGGAGATTTAAAACTTAAAGAAGGCAATCTTGTAGTTAAAGGCAACTCTGTTACCGGTGGCTCTTTTACTGCCGATCTTTCTTCTATCAAACCTACTGATGATAATTACGATGAAGAAAATACTCCATCTAAACTAGTAGGTCATTTGTCTTCTGATGACTTTTTTGATGTAGAAAATTATCCTGAAGCAACATTTGTAATAAATGAAGTTGAAGGAAATACATTGGTAGGAGACTTAACTGTACGTGGTATTACCAATGAAGAAAAAGTAACAGATGTAGTAGTAGAAGAAGTTGATGGTGTTGTAACTGCTTCTGGAAAACTTGTTTTTGACCGTCAGGACTATGAAGTAGCTTGGTCAAGTGGGATGAAAGATGTTGTACTTGCTGATGATATTGAACTTGAAATTAGCTTAGTATCTAAAAAATAA
- a CDS encoding 7TM diverse intracellular signaling domain-containing protein, which yields MLRKLFLILLLLFLYDYVSAVNISNGTLKLSEQSCEETASLSGTWYFSWGKFVSSQQLEKEGEFATVPGEWKESAVGFCTYGLKVVVPDTGKNYTIYIPSVHSAYKIYIDDVLVGQVGKPTMGGDMVPQTVPRKFSFRPNKDTTWLVFHVSNHDFVTGGINVAPVLGHSSVVEGKVHAQVIYSALIIGGLLIIGVYYLGMFVLKTSECSFLFFSLICLFSAIRESFAGSTVFFLLWPEADWHLSLQGLYLTFPFAYICFSLFISSLFPDRFSRKVKHAVVITGMAYVLLVLVSPNAVYGKFLGVIFVLFASSCIYIFGIVLKASKDKAPGSNFVLVGMVLIFVTAFNDILNELQFIESAYFLPVAFFAFVVLQSLNLAQRYAFVFKQTEAMAKDLLDTRAAYEKQVEQTKTAEKLKEIEAFKNRFFSNVTHEFRTPLTVISLLAGKLEKYNVDQKVLAGIRNSSNQLLGLVNQLLDMGKADSGAIQLKPVNLNEVVKNAIVGFSTVAENAHIKLVLHNKLSDASFIVDLDKFEKVLNNLLSNALKFTPPGGLVEVSATVDQRSHLKLVVSDSGRGISEEEKQKVFDRFYQVQDAGQKVKKGTGIGLALVKECVESMHGTVSLESTLGKGSTFTVDIPLIFEEHVPESNLLPTTKEEQAADLAPSLYAPNKPLVLLAEDNEALLTVLAEQLREFCTVICARTGSEAWAMVQDKFPEFIISDVMMPEIDGFELCRRVKTEKLTSHIGVILLTAKATPNDVLQGLGSFADDYLTKPFLFEELKLRIRNFFSNKLLLKEHLKNELNSPIIQKKHAVKGADPFLNEIYAFLDKRLDDSKLSVSELAHHMSVSSKTLNRKLSAVIGVNANEVIRNYRLKRASVMLKSGYSVTDTAYQTGFSSPFYFGQCFKALYGMTPTEFIGKEESAV from the coding sequence ATGCTGAGAAAGCTATTCCTTATCTTATTGCTGCTTTTTCTTTACGATTATGTTTCGGCAGTTAATATTTCTAATGGAACATTAAAGCTTTCCGAGCAATCGTGCGAAGAAACAGCTTCGCTCAGTGGCACGTGGTATTTCTCATGGGGGAAATTTGTCTCTTCACAGCAACTGGAGAAGGAGGGAGAGTTTGCCACCGTACCTGGGGAGTGGAAAGAAAGTGCTGTCGGTTTTTGTACCTATGGGTTGAAAGTGGTGGTTCCTGATACTGGGAAAAATTATACCATTTATATCCCTTCCGTACATTCTGCATATAAGATATACATTGACGACGTCTTGGTAGGGCAAGTTGGGAAACCAACTATGGGTGGTGATATGGTGCCACAAACGGTACCTCGTAAATTTTCCTTTAGACCTAATAAAGACACTACTTGGTTGGTCTTTCATGTTTCTAACCATGACTTTGTTACAGGAGGCATTAATGTTGCTCCTGTTTTGGGACATAGTAGTGTGGTGGAGGGAAAAGTTCATGCACAGGTAATTTATTCTGCCCTTATTATTGGAGGCCTTCTTATTATAGGGGTTTACTATTTGGGTATGTTTGTCCTCAAGACCTCTGAGTGTAGTTTTCTGTTTTTCTCATTGATTTGTTTGTTTAGTGCCATACGCGAGTCCTTTGCTGGCAGCACAGTGTTTTTTCTGCTTTGGCCAGAGGCGGACTGGCATCTTTCACTTCAAGGTTTATACTTGACATTTCCCTTTGCTTATATATGCTTTTCTTTGTTTATAAGTAGTTTGTTTCCTGATAGGTTCTCTCGTAAAGTGAAGCATGCTGTGGTTATAACAGGAATGGCTTATGTGCTATTGGTGTTGGTTTCTCCCAATGCTGTTTATGGAAAATTTTTGGGAGTAATATTTGTGCTTTTTGCTAGTTCTTGTATCTATATTTTTGGGATAGTATTAAAAGCGAGTAAAGACAAGGCACCCGGAAGTAATTTTGTGCTTGTTGGGATGGTCTTGATCTTTGTGACGGCCTTTAATGATATTCTTAATGAACTTCAATTTATTGAGAGTGCTTATTTCTTGCCAGTGGCATTTTTTGCTTTTGTCGTCTTACAAAGTCTTAACCTTGCCCAAAGGTATGCTTTTGTATTCAAGCAGACTGAAGCAATGGCCAAAGATTTATTGGATACAAGGGCAGCTTATGAAAAACAGGTCGAACAAACCAAAACAGCTGAGAAGCTTAAAGAAATAGAAGCCTTTAAAAACCGGTTCTTTTCAAATGTTACCCATGAGTTTAGGACTCCTTTGACTGTTATTAGCCTTTTAGCTGGAAAGTTGGAAAAGTATAATGTTGATCAAAAAGTCTTGGCAGGAATTCGCAACAGCTCTAATCAACTCTTGGGTTTAGTCAATCAGTTGCTGGATATGGGAAAGGCAGATTCTGGAGCTATCCAGCTAAAACCTGTAAATTTAAACGAGGTTGTTAAAAACGCAATAGTGGGCTTTTCTACTGTGGCAGAAAATGCTCATATAAAATTGGTTTTGCATAACAAGCTTTCAGATGCAAGTTTTATCGTTGACTTAGATAAGTTTGAGAAGGTATTAAATAATTTATTGTCAAATGCTCTTAAATTTACTCCTCCTGGTGGTTTAGTTGAAGTTTCGGCAACTGTCGATCAACGGTCGCATCTTAAACTTGTTGTGTCTGATAGTGGGAGAGGAATCAGTGAGGAAGAGAAGCAAAAGGTTTTCGATCGTTTTTATCAGGTTCAAGATGCTGGCCAAAAAGTAAAGAAGGGGACGGGTATAGGTCTTGCCCTTGTCAAGGAGTGTGTAGAAAGTATGCACGGAACCGTCTCCTTAGAAAGCACCTTGGGGAAAGGCAGTACTTTTACTGTTGACATTCCATTGATTTTTGAGGAACACGTACCGGAATCAAATTTGTTGCCTACTACCAAAGAAGAGCAGGCGGCGGATCTAGCACCTTCTCTTTATGCTCCAAACAAGCCTTTGGTATTACTTGCAGAAGACAATGAAGCCTTGCTTACAGTGCTTGCAGAACAATTACGTGAATTTTGCACTGTGATATGCGCACGTACAGGGAGTGAAGCTTGGGCTATGGTACAGGACAAATTTCCTGAATTTATTATTTCTGATGTAATGATGCCTGAAATAGATGGCTTTGAGCTGTGCCGAAGGGTGAAGACTGAAAAACTAACCTCACATATAGGAGTGATTTTATTAACGGCCAAGGCTACTCCTAATGACGTCCTGCAAGGGTTGGGAAGTTTTGCAGACGATTACCTTACCAAGCCATTTTTGTTTGAAGAGTTAAAACTAAGGATTAGAAACTTTTTCTCTAATAAGCTTTTGCTAAAGGAACATCTGAAAAATGAGTTAAACAGCCCTATAATTCAAAAGAAACATGCAGTTAAAGGTGCAGATCCTTTCTTGAATGAAATATATGCTTTCCTAGACAAGCGTTTGGACGACTCTAAGCTTTCTGTTTCAGAGCTTGCTCACCACATGTCTGTAAGCTCAAAAACCCTCAACCGTAAACTTTCTGCCGTAATAGGTGTCAATGCAAATGAGGTTATTAGGAACTATAGGCTGAAAAGGGCTTCGGTTATGCTTAAATCAGGCTATAGTGTTACTGATACTGCCTATCAAACTGGCTTTTCGAGCCCTTTTTATTTTGGCCAGTGTTTTAAGGCTTTGTATGGAATGACTCCAACCGAATTTATAGGTAAAGAAGAGTCGGCAGTGTAA
- a CDS encoding protein-L-isoaspartate(D-aspartate) O-methyltransferase, whose translation MSEDSYKHMGMRNQLVRKLRQKGVNDENVLKAIGNVPRHFFFDKAFESHAYQDKAFPIGEGQTISQPFTVAVQTHLLSVKPGDKILEIGTGSGYQCCVLLELGARVYTIEYKKALYERAKQFLPSFGYKAHFFHGDGTLGMPTHAPYDKIIVTAGAPAIPETLLSQLNPGGIMVIPVGNADQQKMLRVVKKEDNTIEQQDYGLFRFVPLLGKEGW comes from the coding sequence ATGTCAGAAGACAGCTATAAACATATGGGTATGAGAAATCAGCTTGTAAGAAAGCTGAGACAAAAAGGGGTAAATGACGAAAATGTATTAAAGGCCATCGGCAACGTTCCCCGTCATTTTTTCTTTGACAAGGCTTTTGAATCTCACGCTTATCAAGATAAAGCTTTTCCCATAGGAGAAGGCCAAACTATTTCTCAACCCTTTACGGTTGCTGTCCAAACACATTTGCTAAGCGTAAAACCAGGTGATAAAATATTAGAAATAGGCACAGGTTCTGGGTACCAATGCTGCGTACTGCTAGAACTCGGCGCTAGGGTATATACGATAGAATATAAAAAAGCCCTTTATGAACGTGCCAAGCAATTTCTACCATCATTTGGCTATAAGGCGCACTTTTTTCATGGAGATGGAACCCTAGGTATGCCTACCCATGCCCCATATGACAAAATCATTGTTACTGCCGGAGCGCCTGCAATACCTGAAACCTTGTTATCACAATTAAACCCTGGTGGCATTATGGTAATCCCAGTAGGGAATGCAGATCAACAAAAAATGCTCAGAGTTGTCAAAAAAGAGGACAATACCATTGAGCAACAGGATTATGGTTTGTTTAGGTTTGTCCCTCTGTTAGGCAAAGAAGGTTGGTAA
- a CDS encoding sugar transferase, whose translation MKKTLHILRFLVGDFLAAALAWICFYTIRRHLLGEEPQRLDAELIGNSMIIGSFWIIFYAFFGLYSNIYNKSRIKEFFWLFTTTFLGAVFIFFVLLLDDEGVDNYTAYYKTFSAYFLLQFTFTAIEKISIISYTQWLLKSKRVCFNTLLIGSDQNALEILNEVEKSIETLGMHFIGYMHVFDNNSHFLKDRLRHFGHYDHLEKVIRRCNVEHIVIALEPSEHGKISQILSMLNSTNVKVHIIPDIYQLIVGSVKVKQIFGLPLIQINQDIIPVWQKATKRAIDIFISFSVLLIGMPVFVVLALVTKLSSKGPIFYTQERIGRDGIPFNIVKYRSMYIGSEQNGPALACDDDPRVTPWGRFMRKTRLDELPQFYNVLIGDMSLVGPRPERQYFIDQIVKLAPHYKHLQRVRPGITSLGQVKYGYAENVDQMVNRLKYDVLYIENMSLALDLQIIFYTIIIMIQGRGK comes from the coding sequence TTGAAAAAAACACTCCATATTCTCAGGTTTTTAGTTGGGGATTTTCTTGCTGCTGCATTAGCCTGGATATGCTTTTATACCATTCGTAGGCACTTGCTGGGGGAGGAGCCACAGCGACTGGATGCTGAACTGATCGGAAACTCTATGATAATAGGAAGTTTCTGGATTATATTTTACGCTTTTTTTGGCTTGTACAGCAATATATATAACAAGTCCCGTATCAAAGAATTCTTTTGGTTGTTTACGACTACCTTCTTAGGTGCCGTATTTATCTTTTTTGTTCTATTGCTTGACGATGAAGGGGTTGACAATTATACGGCTTATTATAAAACTTTTTCTGCCTATTTTCTTTTGCAGTTCACTTTTACTGCTATCGAGAAAATATCTATTATATCGTATACTCAATGGCTTTTGAAAAGCAAGCGGGTATGTTTTAATACATTATTGATAGGGTCAGACCAAAATGCTTTAGAAATTCTTAATGAAGTAGAGAAAAGCATTGAAACTTTAGGGATGCACTTTATTGGGTACATGCATGTGTTCGATAACAATTCACACTTTCTTAAAGATCGGTTACGGCATTTTGGGCACTACGACCATTTGGAAAAGGTGATTAGGCGATGTAATGTAGAACACATAGTTATAGCGCTTGAGCCGTCTGAGCATGGAAAAATTTCTCAGATTCTTTCTATGCTCAACAGTACAAATGTGAAAGTTCATATTATCCCTGATATCTATCAGTTGATCGTAGGATCGGTAAAGGTTAAGCAGATTTTTGGGCTTCCGCTGATTCAGATAAACCAAGATATTATACCTGTTTGGCAAAAGGCGACTAAAAGAGCTATTGACATTTTCATTTCTTTTTCCGTTCTTTTAATCGGAATGCCTGTTTTTGTTGTTTTAGCCCTTGTTACCAAGCTATCTTCTAAAGGCCCTATATTTTATACTCAAGAAAGGATTGGCAGGGACGGTATCCCATTTAATATTGTGAAATATAGGAGTATGTACATAGGGTCTGAGCAAAATGGGCCAGCTTTGGCTTGCGATGATGATCCTAGAGTTACACCATGGGGCAGGTTTATGAGAAAAACAAGGCTTGATGAATTGCCTCAGTTCTATAACGTTTTAATTGGGGACATGTCTTTGGTAGGCCCTAGACCTGAAAGACAGTATTTTATAGATCAAATAGTTAAGTTGGCACCGCATTATAAACACCTGCAAAGAGTTAGGCCGGGAATAACCTCTCTCGGACAGGTGAAATATGGGTATGCCGAAAATGTAGATCAAATGGTAAACCGTTTGAAATATGACGTCTTGTACATTGAAAATATGTCCCTGGCATTAGATTTACAGATTATTTTTTACACTATTATAATAATGATTCAAGGGAGGGGCAAATAA